Proteins from a single region of Cytophagaceae bacterium:
- a CDS encoding Spy/CpxP family protein refolding chaperone: protein MKKLILIVSLLILGISTQAQRPEGGPKGDRIKAMKIGMITQELKLTESQAEKFWPIYNAYSDDRNEIFRDIRQLSRNNQSLNNNEALKRQDEILDLRQEEINLTKKYRDSFLKVISPQQYGKLMETERKFNQMLLEKLKERKGREN from the coding sequence ATGAAAAAGTTGATATTAATAGTTAGCCTATTGATTTTAGGCATAAGCACTCAGGCTCAGCGACCTGAGGGCGGACCAAAAGGAGATCGCATAAAAGCAATGAAAATTGGGATGATAACTCAGGAATTAAAACTCACTGAGAGTCAGGCAGAGAAATTCTGGCCCATTTACAACGCATATTCTGATGATAGAAATGAGATTTTCAGAGACATTAGACAACTTTCGAGAAACAATCAAAGCCTAAATAACAATGAAGCATTAAAACGCCAGGACGAAATTCTGGATTTAAGGCAGGAAGAAATTAATCTTACAAAAAAATACAGAGATTCGTTTCTAAAGGTTATAAGCCCTCAGCAATACGGCAAACTGATGGAAACCGAAAGGAAATTTAACCAGATGCTTCTCGAAAAGTTAAAAGAAAGAAAAGGAAGAGAAAATTGA
- a CDS encoding RNA polymerase sigma factor — translation MKDEEIVELLQDPSKHETAFKSILKSYKEKLYYHVRKIVIDHDDADDVTQEAFIKIWRNLDKFRGDSKLYTWLYRIATNEALTFLQKKRRDMSVSIDDNEVLVNQLETSRSDSYYSGDEIQTKLQKALLELTDKQRVVFNLKYFDDLKYEEIAEITETSVGGLKATYHFAVKKIEDFLTKN, via the coding sequence ATGAAAGACGAAGAAATTGTTGAACTTTTACAGGATCCATCAAAGCATGAAACGGCTTTTAAGTCTATACTGAAAAGTTACAAAGAAAAGCTTTACTACCACGTCAGGAAAATTGTGATTGACCATGATGACGCCGATGATGTGACCCAGGAAGCTTTTATCAAAATCTGGCGAAACCTTGATAAATTCAGGGGAGATTCAAAGCTCTACACCTGGCTTTACCGTATTGCCACCAATGAAGCCCTGACTTTTCTTCAGAAAAAAAGACGTGATATGTCTGTTTCAATCGATGACAATGAGGTATTGGTCAATCAACTCGAGACTTCCAGAAGTGACAGTTATTACTCAGGCGATGAGATTCAAACCAAATTACAGAAAGCCTTACTAGAACTCACCGACAAGCAAAGGGTGGTTTTTAATCTCAAATATTTTGATGACCTCAAATATGAAGAAATAGCCGAGATTACCGAAACTTCAGTGGGAGGTTTGAAAGCCACTTATCATTTTGCAGTAAAAAAAATTGAAGATTTTTTGACAAAAAATTAA
- a CDS encoding transketolase family protein: protein MKKYTYTESKDTRSGFGDAMTELGESHPNVVALCADLVGSLKIAPFIKNHPERFIQTGIAEANMMGIAAGLTIGGKIPYATTFANFGSGRVYDQIRQSIAYSDKNVKVAVSHAGLTLGEDGATHQILEDLAMMRAMPNMVVINPCDYNQTKAATKAIADYHGPVYLRFGRPVVPVFTAADQKFEIGKAWMVNEGKDVTIVATGHLVWEAIKAGEILEQKGIDAEIINIHTIKPLDEAAILKSVKKTKCVVTCEEHQANGGLGDAVAQVLTQNFLAPQEYIAVNNSFGESGTPEELMIKYGLSAENIVAAVEKVISRK from the coding sequence ATGAAAAAATATACATACACAGAATCAAAAGACACCCGCTCGGGCTTTGGTGATGCCATGACAGAGCTGGGTGAGTCGCATCCCAATGTAGTGGCCCTTTGTGCCGACCTTGTGGGATCGTTAAAAATCGCTCCGTTTATCAAAAATCATCCGGAACGCTTTATTCAAACTGGTATTGCCGAAGCCAACATGATGGGCATCGCAGCCGGTTTGACTATCGGTGGCAAAATTCCTTATGCCACTACTTTTGCTAACTTCGGTTCAGGTCGTGTTTATGACCAAATCCGCCAGTCAATCGCATATTCTGACAAAAACGTAAAAGTGGCCGTTTCTCATGCCGGTCTTACCCTTGGTGAAGACGGTGCTACACACCAAATATTGGAAGACCTCGCCATGATGCGTGCCATGCCCAATATGGTGGTTATAAATCCTTGCGATTACAACCAAACAAAAGCCGCCACTAAAGCAATTGCTGACTATCATGGTCCGGTTTATTTGCGTTTTGGTCGCCCGGTTGTTCCTGTTTTTACAGCTGCCGATCAAAAATTTGAAATTGGTAAAGCCTGGATGGTAAACGAAGGAAAAGATGTAACCATCGTTGCTACAGGTCATTTAGTTTGGGAGGCCATCAAAGCCGGTGAGATTTTGGAACAGAAAGGTATTGATGCCGAAATCATCAATATCCATACCATAAAACCACTGGATGAAGCTGCAATTTTGAAATCAGTTAAGAAAACCAAATGTGTGGTGACTTGTGAAGAGCATCAGGCAAATGGTGGACTTGGAGACGCTGTTGCTCAAGTACTTACGCAGAATTTTCTTGCACCTCAGGAATATATTGCTGTAAATAATTCGTTCGGGGAGTCCGGTACTCCCGAGGAGCTCATGATCAAGTATGGCTTGAGTGCCGAAAACATCGTTGCGGCTGTTGAGAAAGTTATTTCCAGAAAATAA
- a CDS encoding transketolase yields the protein MQTKELQDIASQVRRDIVCMVHGCKSGHPGGSLGCADVVVALYFQQMKINNRKGKGGYISFKMDGTDEDLFFLSNGHTSPLFYSVLARRGYFGAAELGTFRKLNSRLQGHPTTHEGLPGIRVASGSLGQGMSVAIGAALAKRLNGDDKTVYVLMGDGEQQEGQVWEAAQFAPHHKVDNLVAIIDYNGQQIDGSTDQVMSNRDLKAKYKAFGWNVIDIKEGNNMEAVVAGLRKAKRLTGKGQPVMILLHTEMGAGVDFMMGSHKWHGVAPNDEQLAAALAQLPETLGDY from the coding sequence ATGCAAACCAAAGAACTTCAGGATATTGCAAGTCAGGTGCGACGCGACATAGTATGCATGGTGCACGGTTGCAAATCCGGCCATCCGGGTGGCTCCTTAGGTTGTGCCGACGTGGTAGTGGCACTGTATTTCCAACAAATGAAAATCAACAACCGCAAAGGAAAAGGCGGCTATATTTCGTTTAAAATGGACGGAACTGATGAAGATTTATTCTTCCTTTCCAACGGCCATACTTCACCACTTTTTTACTCGGTATTGGCACGAAGAGGTTATTTTGGAGCAGCAGAATTAGGAACATTTCGGAAGCTAAATTCCCGTTTACAAGGTCACCCAACTACCCATGAAGGTCTTCCTGGTATAAGAGTTGCCTCAGGTTCACTCGGACAAGGAATGTCAGTGGCAATAGGAGCGGCATTAGCCAAAAGACTTAACGGCGACGATAAAACCGTTTACGTTTTAATGGGTGACGGCGAACAGCAGGAAGGTCAGGTGTGGGAAGCAGCCCAGTTTGCTCCTCATCACAAAGTTGACAATCTGGTGGCAATCATCGATTACAACGGACAACAAATTGATGGTTCAACTGACCAGGTAATGTCAAACCGTGACCTAAAAGCAAAATATAAGGCTTTTGGTTGGAATGTGATTGACATCAAAGAAGGAAACAACATGGAAGCAGTCGTTGCCGGCCTAAGAAAAGCTAAAAGATTAACCGGAAAAGGTCAACCGGTAATGATCCTGCTTCATACAGAAATGGGTGCTGGCGTGGATTTTATGATGGGTAGCCACAAATGGCACGGTGTAGCTCCTAACGACGAGCAATTGGCAGCGGCTTTGGCTCAATTACCAGAAACTTTGGGAGATTATTGA
- the ppk2 gene encoding polyphosphate kinase 2, with translation MEKPEVAEPQLPAQLDSDWRNVTVTLGELSDLNSKNKLVEFFKEKNADPQKLSKTLKYEEELEKLQIELVKLQRWVQESGARVVILLEGRDAAGKGGTIRRFTEHMNPRALRVVALPKPTDDEMGQWYFQRYIKQLPNKGEIVFFDRSWYNRAVVEPVMGFCNQTQYERFMQQVTEFEHMLYEDGIIIIKFWFSISKEEQLRRFNSRKSNPLKQWKLSPVDMEAQKRWNEYTKYKEEMFNKTHVSFSPWIIVKANNKMKARLESIRYVLSQIPYSNKATTVRVLPDPDIITRYHRRAIQVDN, from the coding sequence ATGGAGAAACCGGAAGTAGCTGAACCTCAATTACCTGCTCAGCTTGATTCCGATTGGAGGAATGTTACCGTGACTCTTGGAGAACTTTCAGATTTAAATTCCAAAAATAAGTTGGTTGAGTTTTTTAAGGAGAAAAATGCGGATCCACAGAAACTCTCTAAAACCCTGAAATACGAAGAAGAGCTCGAAAAGCTGCAGATAGAGCTGGTAAAACTCCAAAGGTGGGTTCAGGAAAGTGGGGCAAGAGTGGTGATATTACTTGAAGGAAGGGATGCTGCCGGTAAAGGAGGAACAATCAGGCGATTTACTGAGCATATGAACCCGAGGGCTTTGAGAGTAGTGGCTTTGCCAAAACCTACTGATGATGAAATGGGGCAATGGTATTTTCAGAGATATATCAAACAATTGCCCAATAAAGGAGAAATTGTGTTTTTTGACCGGAGTTGGTATAATCGGGCTGTGGTAGAGCCGGTTATGGGCTTTTGTAATCAAACTCAATATGAGCGATTTATGCAACAGGTGACAGAGTTTGAGCACATGCTCTATGAAGATGGTATTATCATCATTAAATTCTGGTTTTCGATTTCCAAAGAAGAACAATTAAGGCGATTTAATTCAAGAAAATCTAATCCATTGAAGCAGTGGAAACTGAGTCCGGTTGATATGGAAGCCCAAAAACGCTGGAATGAATACACAAAATACAAAGAGGAAATGTTCAATAAGACCCATGTGTCGTTTAGTCCATGGATAATTGTAAAAGCAAATAACAAAATGAAGGCCCGATTGGAGAGTATCAGATATGTATTATCTCAGATTCCATATTCAAACAAAGCCACAACTGTTCGGGTTTTGCCTGATCCTGATATAATAACCAGATACCATAGAAGGGCCATTCAGGTGGATAATTAG
- a CDS encoding Lrp/AsnC family transcriptional regulator, which yields MKLDETDKEIIRHLQQDAKLTTKELAGRLNLSPTPVYERVRRLENEGVIKKYVALVNREKVGKDLMVLCNIRLKEHAQEAGAKFVKAIVSMPEVTECLNISGDYDFLLKVVVTDMREYQSFIMNKLASLENIGSTQSIFVMGEIKSETAFEPA from the coding sequence ATGAAACTTGACGAAACCGACAAAGAAATAATCAGGCATTTGCAGCAAGACGCCAAATTGACGACCAAGGAATTGGCAGGTAGGTTAAACCTATCTCCAACCCCGGTTTATGAAAGAGTAAGAAGACTTGAAAATGAAGGAGTTATAAAAAAATATGTAGCATTAGTCAACAGGGAAAAAGTAGGAAAAGACCTGATGGTACTCTGTAACATAAGATTGAAAGAACACGCACAGGAGGCCGGTGCGAAATTTGTAAAAGCCATTGTATCCATGCCTGAAGTGACTGAATGCCTCAATATATCTGGTGATTATGATTTTTTGCTAAAAGTAGTGGTAACTGACATGAGAGAATACCAGTCTTTCATTATGAACAAACTGGCTTCCCTCGAAAATATCGGCTCGACTCAGAGCATTTTTGTTATGGGCGAAATCAAATCTGAAACGGCTTTTGAACCCGCCTGA
- a CDS encoding PIN domain-containing protein — translation MMLKLIDSSTWIDYIRGIDNKQTKILHKEIENGGNIICICPIIIQEVLQGFKDDLAYQKFKKLFLNINTLVLPEPEASIKAAEIYRTLRKHGISIRKINDCIIANYALEYNLTLIHNDADFENIAKIFPLKF, via the coding sequence ATTATGCTGAAACTTATTGATTCTTCCACATGGATAGATTATATCCGAGGTATTGACAATAAACAAACCAAAATTCTCCACAAAGAAATTGAAAATGGGGGAAATATTATTTGCATATGCCCAATAATTATTCAGGAAGTTTTGCAAGGATTTAAGGATGATTTAGCTTATCAAAAATTCAAAAAACTTTTCCTTAATATAAATACACTTGTCTTGCCTGAACCTGAAGCATCTATAAAAGCTGCAGAAATATACCGAACTCTGAGGAAACACGGAATTTCAATCAGGAAAATAAACGACTGTATTATAGCCAATTATGCATTAGAATATAATCTAACATTAATTCATAATGATGCCGACTTCGAGAATATTGCAAAGATATTCCCCCTTAAATTCTGA
- a CDS encoding type II toxin-antitoxin system VapB family antitoxin translates to MRTNIVLDSQLIDRAMNLSGHKTMRALINEALKEYIKRQEIKQLTEFKGSNVWEGDLNEMRSSNYAETY, encoded by the coding sequence ATGAGAACTAACATAGTTTTGGACAGTCAACTTATTGACAGAGCAATGAATTTATCAGGCCATAAGACAATGCGTGCTTTAATTAATGAGGCACTAAAAGAATACATTAAAAGACAGGAAATCAAGCAATTGACTGAATTTAAAGGTTCAAATGTTTGGGAAGGTGATTTAAATGAAATGAGAAGCAGTAATTATGCTGAAACTTATTGA